A genomic window from Purpureocillium takamizusanense chromosome 2, complete sequence includes:
- the ADE3 gene encoding tetrahydrofolate synthase (COG:H~EggNog:ENOG503NVZV) — translation MARRQALHVSATAAARPASTVQSRRAARLPPAARIVAEAAPTSTSTSASTCTGSQTPRQQTARTLPESSSLGDGWTSGRRSRSGFSDAAARIAQPTPPLEATLSPGTGARAAAAAAAAAALAAAPTPTGPAIALQAAAAAQPVQLSLPFSPTRFRRHPTTTASPSLLTLSRRSARPVSATALLRHSSPSCNFCHGRRLFTTTSPAMVASRLDGTAIAKSIRERIGADIAEKQKLNPRYKPCLKILQVGDRSDSSTYVRMKLKAAQEAGVACELLHYPAEITEPELLDQLRRLNNDPTVNGILVQLPLPSHISEYNITSAVADEKDVDGFGTNNIGELAKRGGNPIFTPCTPKGVMHLLREAGIPLAGKSAVVLGRSNIVGSPVSYLLRNADCTVTVCHSKTAALESYLKSADIVIAAIGQPQFVKGEWLKEGAVVIDVGTNFVPDATKKTGYRLVGDVDFESAAQVASVITPVPGGVGPMTVAMLLENVVEATTLFFQNERLRKTIPLPLKLERPVPSDIAISRAQTPKQITRIAAEVGIAPHELEPYGAYKAKVDLNLLKRLEHRRDGRYVVVTGITPTPLGEGKSTTTMGLAQALGAHVGRLTFANVRQPSQGPTFGIKGGAAGGGYSQVIPMDEFNLHLTGDIHAITAANNLLAAAIETRIFHENTQKDGPLYRRLVPVKNGVRRFAPVMFRRLKKLGIDKTIPDELTEDEIHRFARLDIDPETITWRRVLDVNDRHLRGVTVGTAPTEKGQSRETGFDISVASECMAILALSTSLADMRERLGRMVVATSRSGDPVTCDDIGAGGALTALMKDAIKPNLMQTLEGTPVFVHAGPFANISIGQSSIIADRLALKLAGTEPDEDHNGTAGFVVTEAGFDFTMGGERFFNIKCRTSGLVPDVVVVVATVRALKVHGGGPPIAPGAPLNPVYKEENVDILRAGCVNLKKHIANAKSFGVPVVVAINKFATDTDAEIAVVREEALAAGAEDAILADHWAQGGVGAVDLAHGVIAAAEKPKALSLTYGLDGTVQERIEAIGKKMYGAAAVEFSELAQKKVDTYTRQGYGNLSICIAKTQYSLSHDPELKGAPTGFTIPIRDVRMAAGAGYLYALAADIQTIPGLPTAPGYLNVDVDTETGEIDGLF, via the exons ATGGCACGTCGCCAGGCGCTGCacgtgtcggcgacggccgcagcgcgcccggcgtcgacggtccAGTCGCGGAGGGCAGCGCGTTTGCCGCCAGCGGCTCGGATCGTCGCTGAGGCTGCTCCCACATCCACATCCACATCCGCTTCCACATGCACGGGCAGCCAGACACCGCGGCAGCAGACCGCCCGGACGCTGCCGGAGAGCAGCAGTCTCGGGGACGGCTGGACGAGcggacgacgaagccgctcAGGGTTCAGTGACGCGGCCGCCAGGATCGCGCAGCCAACACCACCGCTGGAGGCGACGCTTAGCCCCGGCACTGGAgcccgtgcagcagcagccgccgcagcagcagcagcattaGCAGCGGCTCCCACACCCACCGGTCCCGCTATAGCGCTGcaagccgcggccgccgcccaaccaGTTCAGCTGTCACTACCTTTTTCTCCGACCCGTTTTCGCAGAcatccgacgacgacggcttcccCTTCTCTCCTGACGCTGTCACGCCGCTCAGCGCGCCCGGTATCTGCTACCGCTCTCCTCCGCCATTCCTCGCCTTCCTGCAACTTTTGTCACGGTCGCAGACTCTTCACCacgacctcgcccgccatggtTGCCAGCCGGCTAGATGGCACTGCCATCGCCAAGAGCATCCGCGAGCGCATTGGCGCCGACATCGCCGAGAAGCAGAAGCTCAACCCGCGCTACAAGCCATGCCTCAAGATCCTTCAAG TGGGCGACCGATCTGATTCCT CCACGTATGTTCGCATGAAGCTCAAGGCAGCCCAAGAG GCTGGCGTTGCGTGCGAGCTGCTGCACTACCCCGCCGAAATCACAGAGCCTGAGCTGCTGGACCAGCTCCGGCGCCTGAACAACGATCCCACCGTCAACGGCATCTTGGTCCAGCTTCCCCTTCCCAGCCACATCTCCGAGTACAACATCACCTCGGCCGTTGCCGACGAAAAGGATGTCGATGGCTTCGGCACCAACAACattggcgagctggccaagcgGGGCGGCAACCCCATCTTCACCCCTTGCACGCCCAAAGGCGTCATGCACCTCCTCCGGGAGGCTGGCATTCCTTTGGCTGGCAAGTCGGCCGTTGTTCTCGGCCGCAGCAACATTGTCGGCAGCCCCGTGAGCTACCTCCTCCGTAACGCCGACTGCACCGTCACCGTCTGCCACTCCAAGACGGCTGCCTTGGAGTCGTACCTCAAGAGCGCCGATATTGTCATTGCTGCCATCGGACAGCCCCAGTTTGTCAAGGGGGAGTGGCTGAAGGAGGGTGCCGTGGTCATCGATGTCGGCACCAACTTCGTCCCCGATGCCACTAAGAAGACCGGTTATCGCCTGGTGGGTGATGTCGACTTCGAGTCGGCTGCCCAGGTCGCGTCCGTCATTAcccccgtccccggcggTGTTGGTCCCATGACCGTGGCAATGCTTCTCGAGAACGTTGTTGAGGCTACGACCCTCTTCTTCCAGAACGAAAGACTTCGCAAGACGATTCCCCTCCCTTTGAAGCTCGAGAGACCCGTGCCGTCAGACATCGCCATCTCCCGAGCGCAGACGCCCAAGCAAATCACCCGCATCGCTGCCGAGGTCGGCATTGCACCCCACGAACTGGAGCCGTACGGGGCCtacaaggccaaggtcgaTCTCAATCTGCTCAAGCGGCTGGAGCACCGCAGGGACGGACGCTACGTGGTCGTCACGGGCATCACCCCTACGCctctcggcgagggcaagtCAACCACAACCATGGGACTtgcgcaggccctcggcgcccacgTCGGCCGACTGACCTTTGCCAATGTGCGCCAGCCGAGTCAGGGTCCGACGTTTGGTAtcaagggcggcgctgccggcggagGCTACAGTCAGGTCATCCCCATGGATGAGTTCAACCTCCACCTCACGGGTGACATCCATGCCATCACAGCGGCGAACAaccttctcgccgccgccatcgagacGCGCATATTCCACGAGAACACGCAAAAAGACGGCCCGCTGTACAGGCGACTGGTTCCAGTCAAGAATGGCGTGCGCAGGTTTGCGCCGGTCATGTTCCGCCGCCTGAAGAAGCTTGGCATTGACAAGACCATCCCCGACGAGctcaccgaggacgagatcCACCGTTTTGCCCGTCTCGATATCGACCCGGAGACCATCACCTGGCGGCGTGTTCTGGATGTCAACGACCGCCACCTCCGAGGCGTCACCGTCGGCACGGCGCCTACGGAGAAGGGCCAGAGTCGCGAGACGGGCTTCGACATTTCCGTTGCTAGCGAGTGCATGGCCATTCTTGCCCTCAGCACTAGTCTTGCGGACATGCGCGAGCGTCTGGGCCGCATGGTCGTCGCCACATCGCGCAGCGGCGACCCGGTGACGTGCGACGACATCGGTGCGGGCGGTGCCCTGACAGCTCTCATGAAGGATGCCATCAAGCCGAACCTCATGCAGACGCTTGAGGGAACACCGGTGTTTGTCCACGCCGGACCGTTTGCCAACATCAGCATCGGCCAGAGctccatcatcgccgacagGCTGGCACTCAAGCTCGCGGGCACGGAGCCCGACGAAGACCACAATGGCACGGCTGGATTCGTCGTGACCGAGGCTGGATTTGACTTCAccatgggcggcgagcggTTCTTCAACATCAAGTGCCGCACTTCTGGGCTGGTGCCcgatgtggtggtggtcgtcgcgACAGTGCGTGCCTTGAAggtgcacggcggcggcccgccgatTGCGCCTGGCGCTCCGCTCAACCCGGTCTACAAGGAGGAGAATGTGGACATTCTGCGTGCGGGCTGTGTCAACTTGAAGAAGCacatcgccaacgccaagTCGTTCGGTGTCCCCGTTGTTGTAGCCATCAACAAGTTTGCGACAGACACGGACGCCGAAATCGCCGTTGTACGGGAGGAGGCCTtggctgcgggcgccgaggatgccatCCTGGCCGATCACTGGGCACAGGGCGGTGTGGGAGCCGTCGACCTGGCGCATGGCGTCATCGCAGCCGCTGAGAAGCCTAAGGCCCTGAGCCTGACGTACGGATTGGACGGCACCGTGCAGGAACGCATCGAGGCCATTGGCAAGAAGATGtacggggccgccgcggtcgagTTCAGCGAGCTGGCGCAGAAGAAGGTGGACACATACACGAGGCAAGGCTACGGCAACTTATCCATCTGCATCGCCAAGACGCAGTACTCGCTGTCTCACGACCCGGAGCTGAAGGGCGCCCCCACCGGCTTCACGATTCCCATCCGAGACGTGCGCAtggctgctggtgctggttATCT GTATGCGCTTGCTGCTGATATCCAGACGATTCCCGGcctgcccacggcgccgggctACCTTAATGTCGACGTGGACACCGAGACGGGTGAGATTGATGGTCTATTTTAG